A stretch of the Panicum virgatum strain AP13 chromosome 9N, P.virgatum_v5, whole genome shotgun sequence genome encodes the following:
- the LOC120689742 gene encoding cysteine proteinase inhibitor 8-like: protein MPSKAVTSPRSPHHPSQDNPPSTFSTQSQAPTHPAMSRPLLLFAALAVAVAAPAVAAPARVGMPGGWSAIPDVSDPHIQELGGWALGQAKRTRLAGEGLQFRRVVRGEQQVVSGMNYRLYVDAADAAGRSAPYVAVVYEQVWTSTRELTSFSKAPRAN from the coding sequence ATGCCAAGCAAAGCAGTCACGTCTCCCAGATCTCCCCACCACCCGTCGCAAGACAATCCCCCCTCTACCTTCTCGACCCAATCCCAAGCTCCCACCCATCCGGCCATGTCGAGACCCCTCCTCCTCtttgccgccctcgccgtcgccgtcgccgcccccgccgtcgccgcccccgcccgcgtGGGGATGCCGGGCGGGTGGAGCGCGATCCCGGACGTGAGCGACCCGCACATCCAGGAGCTGGGCGGGTGGGCACTGGGGCAGGCGAAGCGGACGCGGCTGGCCGGCGAGGGGCTGCAGTTCCGCCGCGTGGTGCGCGGGGAGCAGCAGGTGGTGTCCGGGATGAACTACCGCCTCTACGTCGACGCCGCGGACGCCGCGGGGCGGAGCGCGCCCTACGTCGCCGTCGTGTACGAGCAGGTCTGGACCAGCACCCGCGAGCTCACCTCCTTCAGCAAGGCGCCCCGCGCCAACTGA
- the LOC120687350 gene encoding cysteine proteinase inhibitor 8-like codes for MRAISSSLLIAAAAAAVIALCSVAPAAAAREAPAPAPYITVGEWRPIKDVNDPHIQELGGWAVSEHVRQANDGLRFGRVVSGDEQVVSGMNYMLLIEATNGAGKSATYGAAVYEQEWTKTRKLLAFAAAN; via the coding sequence ATGAGGGCCATCAGCTCCTCCCTGCTcatcgccgcagccgccgccgcagtaaTCGCGCTGTGCTCCGTCGCCCCCGCTGCAGCGGCGCgcgaggcgccggcgccggcgccgtatATAACCGTCGGCGAGTGGAGGCCGATCAAGGACGTGAACGACCCCCACATCCAGGAGCTGGGCGGCTGGGCGGTGTCGGAGCACGTCAGGCAGGCCAACGACGGGCTCCGCTTCGGCAGGGTGGTGAGCGGCGACGAGCAGGTCGTGTCCGGGATGAACTACATGCTGCTGATCGAGGCGACCAACGGCGCCGGCAAGAGCGCGACGTACGGGGCGGCGGTGTACGAGCAGGAGTGGACCAAGACGCGGAAGCTGCTGGCGTTCGCGGCGGCGAATTGA
- the LOC120689156 gene encoding translation initiation factor IF-2-like, with protein MPESTDEEDTSDAEVNLPGDDEAATGTDSPPVYQEAGDEDAPLTLREARPTPGLLVDPPLAGAERRSPTPAARGRSPTPAAGGRSSTPVTERRLPLPAVGEGVPAPAMSTSGDGSAASAETPAQMASRLQADPRTTPSNQSSRGVSVPRARRSGTGKRSMSARSGSGAVAKDAAPLAPAKALKTGARVTPHMAPQPPPIVDIVAEAAKLREAMTRGAQVAQQARAPGNGGDASQGGIEAASQADAVGEAGRGDADDATRPDVEVEAGRSDADSAARLVAEEGAGRNKLLRTV; from the exons ATGCCCGAGTCCACGGATGAGGAGGacacctcggatgccgaggtcaACCTTCCGGGTGATGACGAGGCGGCAACGGGCACGGATTCTCCGCCGGTCTATCAAGAGGCTGGAGACGAGGACGCGCCATTGACGCTGCGTGAAGCGAGGCCCACACCGGGGTTGTTGGTGGACCCGCCCCTCGCGGGCGCAGAGCGGAGGTCACCCACGCCAGCGGCTAGAGgaaggtcgcccacgccggcggcgggcggaagaTCGTCTACGCCCGTGACAGAGCGGAGGTTGCCCCTGCCGGCGGTAGGTGAGGGGGTCCCCGCGCCCGCGATGTCGACGAGCGGCGACGGGTCCGCTGCGAGCGCGGAGACGCCTGCACAGATGGCCTCGAGGCTCCAGGCCGATCCGAGGACGACACCCTCGAATCAGTCGTCGAGGGGCGTcagtgtgccgcgggcccgaaggagtGGCACGGGCAAACGCAGTATGAGCGCCCGGTCCGG CTCCGGGGCCGTTGCCAAGGATGCAGCCCCGCTCGCGCCGGCcaaagccctcaagaccggggcgcgcgTCACGCCGCAcatggcgccgcagcccccgcccaTCGTAGATattgtggcggaggccgcgaagctgcgggaggcGATGACTCGAGGGGCCCAAGTGGCCCAACAGGCTCGAGCGCCGGGGAATGGGGGCGATGCCAGCCAGGGTGGCATTGAAGCAGCCTCTCAGGCTGACGCcgtgggggaggccggccggggcgacGCAGATGACGCCACCCGGCCAGACGTCGAAGTCGAGGCTGGTCGGAGCGACGCGGATAGCGCCGCTCGGCTGGTCGCAGAGGAAGGAGCTG GTCGCAATAAGCTTCTG CGGACCGTCTAG
- the LOC120689157 gene encoding cysteine proteinase inhibitor 8-like has protein sequence MSARALLLLAAILLAAAAAPAPAPAASTRAPRCGWSPVRDVSDPHIQELGGWAVADHARRANDGLRFGKVTSAQEQIVDGMNYKLFLDAADASGDVADYGALVYEQERTNTRELTSFARAPAK, from the exons ATGTCCGCCAGAGCTCTCCTCCTCCTAGCTGCgatcctgctcgccgccgccgccgcgccggcaccggcaccggcagctTCGACGCGCGCACCCCGTTGCGGGTGGAGCCCCGTGAGGGACGTGAGCGACCCGCACATCCAGGAGCtc GGCGG CTGGGCGGTGGCGGACCACGCCAGGCGGGCGAACGACGGCCTGCGGTTCGGCAAGGTGACGAGCGCCCAGGAGCAGATCGTGGACGGGATGAACTACAAGCTCTTCCTCGACGCGGCCGACGCCAGCGGGGACGTGGCCGACTACGGGGCGCTCGTGTACGAGCAGGAGCGGACCAACACCCGCGAGCTCACGTCCTttgcgcgcgcgccggcgaaaTGA